The Acidobacteriota bacterium genomic sequence TGCAAGCTCTGCGGGCACGTCCGCGTCGAGCGCGCGCACCGCGGCCCGCAGGCGCGGCGCCACCTGCTCCACCGAGGCGCCAGCTTCGAGCCGCACCAGCGTCGTCACGAAGTACGCCATCCGCATCGGCAGCTGCTGGTAGTGCACGTAGACCTCGGGCACTGCGTCGTCGGCGAGGCGATGGCGCACGTCGCGCGCCACCCCGACGATGGTGAGCCAGGGGTTGTCGCGGTCCATGCCGGCGAAACGGATGCGGGCCCCAATCGGGTCGCGGCCCGCGAAGTGCCTCGTGGCGAGCGTCTGGTTGATCACGGCCACCGGCTCGTTCCCCGCTACGTCGCGCGTGTCGAACCCGCGGCCCCGGACGATGGGGATGCCCATCGCGCGGAAGTAGTCGCCGCCGCTGACCCTGTACGACGCCGACTGGGCCGTCCAGTCACCGCGAATCTCCTCCCAGGCCTGACCCTCGTGCAGGAACGCGCCGCTCGCGTCGAGGCCGCTGAGCGGTGGCGTGTTGACGATCCCGGCGTGCCGGACGCCGGGCACCGCGGCCACCCGATCGAGCAGCGTCTGGTAGAACATCGCCGCGCGCGGGCCGTCCGGATAGCGATCTCCCGGTACCGTGGTCTGCATCGCGATCGCGCCGGCGGGTTCGAAGCCGGGATCGACCGAGAGCAGGCGCACGAAGCTGCGCACGAGGAGGCCCGACCCGCAGAGCAGGACGAGTGCCAGCGCGACCTGCACCGCCACCAGCGCGTGGCGTGTCCGCGATCGCCGGCTCCCGGCCGCGCCGCGGCCGGCGTCGGTGAGCGCCTCGCGCAGGTCGATGCCCGACAACTGGAGCGCCGGTACGAGGCCGAAGACGAGCGGGGTCAGCAGCGTCACCGCCGCGGCGAACATCGCCACGCGGCCGTCGATGACAATCTCGCCGAGGCGCGGCAACTGCGCGGGTGCGAGCGCCACGAGCGCGCGCACGAGGCCGTTGGCGAGCGCGAGGCCGGCGACGCCCGCCGCGAGGGCCAGCACGACGTGCTCGACGAACAGCAGACGGACGAGGCGGCCGCGCGCGGCGCCGAGGGCGAGGCGCACCGCGAGGTCGCGGCGGCGATCGACGCCCCGCGCCACCAGCATGCCCGCCACGTTCACGCAGGCCCCGAGCAGGACCAGCGCAACCGCGCCGAGCAGGACGAGCAGCATCGGCCGCACCGGGCCCACGATGCGTGTCTGCAGGAGATCGACCGACGCGTCGGTGCCGTCGTGATCGTCGCCGTGTTCCGCCTCGAGGCGCGCGGCGATCGCGCTCATCTCGGCCCGGGCCTGCTCGAGCGGCACGCCGTCGGCCAGCCGGGCTACGACGCGCAGGTTGTGGGCCGTCCGTCCCGACGGGTCGGGCGTCCGCTCTTTGGGCACCCACACGCTCGCGCCGGCCGGATACTCGAAGCCCGGCGGCATGACGCCGACCACCGCGGCCGTCTCGCCCGCCACGCGAAGGGTGAGCCCCGACAGGTCGTCGCGGCCGCCGAGCACACGCTGCCAGAGGCCATGGCTCACGATCGCCGCCGGCGGTCCGTTCGGACGGGTCTCGTCGGCGGTGAACCCGCGCCCGACGGCCGGCCCGACGCCCACGACCGCGAAGAACTCGCGCGTGACGACAAAGACGCCGGTGACGACCGGCTCGGTGCCGCCGACGACCGTGGAGCGCCCACCGGTCCAGGCCGCCATCGCCGAGAAGCTTCGCTGAGCGGCGTGCCAGTCCTCGAAATTCGGGTTCGAGACGCCCATCGTGCGCGTGCGGTCGTTGGCCTCCGAGATCATCACGATCCGGTCGGCCCCGGGGTAGGGTAGTGCCTCGATCAGCACGCTATTGACGACCGTGAAGACGGCCGTGCTCCCCCCGATGCCGACCGCGAGCGTCAGCCACGCGAGCAGGGAGAGACCAGGGGTGCGGCGGAGCGACCGAAGGGCGTGACGGACGTCGTGCATCTGAGGCCTCGCGTCTCTGTGGACGGGTGACCTCGGGTGAGACGGAAAAGCGGTCTGCAGGGTTCATAGGACGCGGCCACGCCGCGGTCGCGTCCGGGCCCCAGGGGATCGAGGCGTTGTCGTCGCGTCGCCAGCGCCAGGCAGTCCGGCGCTCGCCTATGGCACCACGAGGCGCACGGCCGACACCAGCGCCGGCCCTTGCTCGGAGGCGTCCCACATGGCTCCGAATCGCACGGTCTCACGGGTGTCGGTGCTGCGCAGGTCGCGGACGAAGGCGTGCGACACCGTCTGGTAGCGCAGCGCCACGTCCACAGTGAGCGGGCCCGAGCCGACGCCAGTCGCCACGCGGTAGGTCACACGGTCGCCACCGCCTTCGAAGGTCGGATCGGCGGCAGCGTGGCCGCGCACGGCGATATCGGCGGGCGCGGTCGCGGCGAGGAAGCCCAACGGCAGCAGGCGGTTGTCCTTGGCGTACTCATGGGCGCGCAGTAGCGTGTGGGTGACCGCGCCGTCCGTGTCCCGCATCACCGCCTCGTAGATCTGCACCTGCTCGGCCGAGGTGATCATGTCGTAGTGGGCCTCGTACGCGCCGGGCTCCGTCTCACCGTCACAGCCGGCGATGCGGCCTTCGGCTTCCGGGCGCCCCGACTCGAACACGATTCGTCCCTCATTGTCCGTGACCGCCACGTGGACCCAGGCGCGCCGCGACGGAAACCCCGTCGGGAACTTGTGCCCGGTGAGGTTCACGACGTCGACGACGAGCGTCAGCGTGTCGCTCGACCGATCCACGTCTGTCACCGACACTTGCGCGGTCCGCGATTCCAACTGCGCCAGCGTCCGGCGCGCCGTCGAGGCGAAGGCCGCCGTCGACGCGGTCAACTGGAGCTCACCCACGCGCGCGCCGAGCATTCCCAGCACGAGCGTGTTGCCACCGACGAAGTGGTGCTGGCCCATCGGTTGACGCGGCGAGAGTTGGCGCCCACCCGGGCGGTTCGAGAGGATCACCCCACCAGCCGCCGCAGGCATGTGGCACTGCTGACAGCTTCTGTCCTCGTCGAAACCGTCACCGTACGCACTGTGCCGCCACTCGAGGTACGGCGTCTGCTCGGGAAACTCGCCGACGACCTCGCCAAGCGCGTTCACCACGGGGGTGTACAGCGTGTGGCAGGTGCCACAGAGGCCCGAGTCGAGCACGTGCGCAGCATGCGTCGGGGTGAAGCCCGAGGCGTTGCGCATCGGGTTGACGAACGGGGCGGCAAACGGCCCGAACGCCACGCGGTTGGGCGGCGACGTCGTGAGATCGATCTGGTAACCACCGGTGAAGGAGGGCTTCGTGCCGAAGCCCTCCGGCTGCACCTGATGGCACAGCGTGCACGAGACGCCGTCGAGCGCCGCCTCGTGCAGCGGGTGGTTGGGGTTGAGGAACCCCTCGCCCAGGAGCGCGACCGGCATGCCCGCCTGCAGGGCCTCGGTGCGGGCCATCGGCGCGTGGCAGGTCGCGCACTTCTGTTCGATGATCTCGCGCAACGCGGGCGCTCGCGCCACCTCCGCGCTCACCTTGGCCTGCCACAACGGGTCGCGTGCGCTCTGCGCCATCATCGTCGAGCGCCAGTGAGCGTCGAACGACACGTCTTGGCCGGTCGCGTCGCGCAGGCTGCTGTGGCACGTGGCACACACGCCAGAGCCCGAGAAGTCTGCCGTCGTGAACGCCGACAACGGCCAGCCCGGATGAGGCGTTGGTCCTTCCTGTGCCGCGACCCCTGCGGCCGGCTCGGGCAGGCACAGCGCGAGCGTGGTCGCGGCGGCGAGCGCGGCAGCGGCGCTGGCGAGACGAGTGACACCAGCCGTCGACAACACGGGACATCCTTCCTGCCGGCGGCTCACGCGGCGTCCCCGGCTGACGGAAGCCGGTGCAACCTCCGTACCTTCTCGATTGGTGAGTTGCCCAGAGTGGGCCGAGAGTCGCCCGTGCACCGGCTTCCTGAGCCACGGTGGGCCAGGGCCGCTGCATGAGCGCCGCGGCCGGGGGGCTCCCGTCGTCGAGCCGGTCCATGCCGTGTCTGGCGGCGAAGGTGGTGAGCGACCACATGGTCGCCTCGTTCGACCAGATGGTCGAACTTCCCCGCGCGCGCAGCCCGTCAGGCGGGCAGCCGCCAGCCGCCAGCCGCCAGTCGGCAGCCGCCAGTCGGCAGCCGCCAGCCGGATCGTTGTCAGCGCATCGGGATCGGACAGCGCTCCGATAGCAGCCGCACCGACGTCGCGTCCATCACCGCCACGCCGGGACCCATCGGCGGCCGCCCGGCCGTGCCGGCCTGCGAGGGCGCGCCGATGATGACGCGCGTGCGGCCGGCCGTGAAGCCGGGCTCGACCGGCGTCACGTCGTTCTGCCTGACGAGGCCGGCGACCTCGACGAGCTGGCGGTCGTACCGCTTCACCGCCTGCATGATGTCCTTCTTGCCGGCGAGGCGGAAGTTGCGCCCTTCGAGGTTCGGCCCGCGGACGGGACCGTGTACTTCCTGCGGCGGGAGAATGGTGAGCACGCGGCCTTTCAGGCAGCCGTGGACCACCAGCTCGACCGAGTCCTTCGGGACTTTCCTCTCCTGCGCCGGGAGGAAGGCTGCCTGCAGCACGAAGCACGCGGCGGCGGCAACGACGACGAGCGGGCGATAGGGCATGAAGTGAGCCTCACCTCGCATCGTAGCACTCAATGGCGACGGGCTGGGGACTGCCGGCGACCGGCTGGCTGGTGGCTGGCGGGCTGCACCGGACGAGGATTCTTGCCGGGCCTCGTCGGTGCCGGGGCGCGCGGACAGGGTTTGCCGGCGGTCATGACGCCGGTGGTGTTCGGCCTCGTGCACGGTCGAGTACACTGAAGCTCGACGCCCATGCCGTCCGAACTGAAACGGGTCGTGCGCCTCACCTCGTTCGCTGACGAAGAACGGGTGCGGCCAGGGCTGCGCTACTGGTTGTCGCGGCCACCGGCGGAACGCGTCGCCGCGGTCGAATACCTGCGGAGGCAGATCGATGGAGCTCGCGCCCGACTTCGACGAGTTTATCGGGTCCTTGACTGCCCATGGCGTTGAATTCGTCGTCGTTGGCGCCTACGCGCTGGCTTTTCACGGTGCGCCCCGCTTCACGGGCGATCTCGACATCCTCATTCGGCCGACCCTCGACAACGCGGCGCGCCTGCTTGCGGCGGTCGCAGCGTTTGGGTTTCCCGTCACCGAGCTGAGCCCTGCAGCGATATCGGACGGTCGGCGGATGCTGCAGATGGGCGTGCCACCAGTCCAGATTCACGTGATGAGCGCCATCAGCGGGGTCGAGTGGGACGAGGTGTGGTCGGATCGCGTTGAGGGCCCTCTTGGTGGCCACAGCGTGCACTTCCTGGGCCGCGACACGTTCCTGCGTAACAAGCGTGCTGCCGGTCGGCCGAAGGACCTCGCGGATATCGATGCCCTCGAACCGGGTCGGGAGGGCTAGCTTCGTACATCGACGTGACGTTTGCGGCGGCGAAC encodes the following:
- a CDS encoding ABC transporter permease encodes the protein MHDVRHALRSLRRTPGLSLLAWLTLAVGIGGSTAVFTVVNSVLIEALPYPGADRIVMISEANDRTRTMGVSNPNFEDWHAAQRSFSAMAAWTGGRSTVVGGTEPVVTGVFVVTREFFAVVGVGPAVGRGFTADETRPNGPPAAIVSHGLWQRVLGGRDDLSGLTLRVAGETAAVVGVMPPGFEYPAGASVWVPKERTPDPSGRTAHNLRVVARLADGVPLEQARAEMSAIAARLEAEHGDDHDGTDASVDLLQTRIVGPVRPMLLVLLGAVALVLLGACVNVAGMLVARGVDRRRDLAVRLALGAARGRLVRLLFVEHVVLALAAGVAGLALANGLVRALVALAPAQLPRLGEIVIDGRVAMFAAAVTLLTPLVFGLVPALQLSGIDLREALTDAGRGAAGSRRSRTRHALVAVQVALALVLLCGSGLLVRSFVRLLSVDPGFEPAGAIAMQTTVPGDRYPDGPRAAMFYQTLLDRVAAVPGVRHAGIVNTPPLSGLDASGAFLHEGQAWEEIRGDWTAQSASYRVSGGDYFRAMGIPIVRGRGFDTRDVAGNEPVAVINQTLATRHFAGRDPIGARIRFAGMDRDNPWLTIVGVARDVRHRLADDAVPEVYVHYQQLPMRMAYFVTTLVRLEAGASVEQVAPRLRAAVRALDADVPAELAAMTSFVERSVADRRFAVLLITAFGAMALLLAAVGIYGALAQTVAARTQEIGVRMALGARAASVVAFVLRGALVAVASGAAAGLVAAVLLARVLDSLLYEIEPTDFTTYVGVIAALGAVAVVAAIVPAHRATRVDPVVAMRT
- a CDS encoding cytochrome c family protein, coding for MLSTAGVTRLASAAAALAAATTLALCLPEPAAGVAAQEGPTPHPGWPLSAFTTADFSGSGVCATCHSSLRDATGQDVSFDAHWRSTMMAQSARDPLWQAKVSAEVARAPALREIIEQKCATCHAPMARTEALQAGMPVALLGEGFLNPNHPLHEAALDGVSCTLCHQVQPEGFGTKPSFTGGYQIDLTTSPPNRVAFGPFAAPFVNPMRNASGFTPTHAAHVLDSGLCGTCHTLYTPVVNALGEVVGEFPEQTPYLEWRHSAYGDGFDEDRSCQQCHMPAAAGGVILSNRPGGRQLSPRQPMGQHHFVGGNTLVLGMLGARVGELQLTASTAAFASTARRTLAQLESRTAQVSVTDVDRSSDTLTLVVDVVNLTGHKFPTGFPSRRAWVHVAVTDNEGRIVFESGRPEAEGRIAGCDGETEPGAYEAHYDMITSAEQVQIYEAVMRDTDGAVTHTLLRAHEYAKDNRLLPLGFLAATAPADIAVRGHAAADPTFEGGGDRVTYRVATGVGSGPLTVDVALRYQTVSHAFVRDLRSTDTRETVRFGAMWDASEQGPALVSAVRLVVP